The Xenopus laevis strain J_2021 chromosome 4L, Xenopus_laevis_v10.1, whole genome shotgun sequence genomic sequence ggtcgaagttgaattttttattCGATAttataattttctaatttttttcaaattcaaatctaatttgggctattccctagtcgaagtacaccaaaaattgcttttcattcgaaaattcacctcgacctttgacaaatatgcccctaatagtagaaatgtttttgctgcaacatataacattaagacgtgcattcaactttaattttcccgccatatgtaaattaacctgagcacaagacctctagcgaatttgcgataGGCAGAAACGCTAACCAGCgcaattgcttgcattgccgaagtaaccctagtgaaaattcaccagcgttggAGCCCAGGACAAAACTCTACGTTAGTGAACTTGCGTTgtctgggcgaattttcgcgatgGGTGCGAAttggacactggcgaattttcggcggttagtaaatatgccccaatagaGACAAGCAGGGATAATAAGACTATAGTTGAAGATGTAAAGAAATGTACAATAAAGCTCACCCCAACACgtgggctaatttatcaacactgaaaatttgcacatggacaGAAACCCATTTTTTTCCTGATGAATGACAAATTGCTCATCgctcactggttgctatggattattgcCCAGGTATtagtttgcccagtgttgataaatgagccccaatgagtgCACTGGTATTAAAAGTTCATACAAGTGTTTTTCTGTGTAATTTGTgcatgaatgtgagtgtgatgtGTGCATGAAATCTAGACATGTTGAAACTGATAGAGAAGGGTGAAGCAATGTGATAAAATGTTAATGCTCCTGGACATATACGGGGCAAGTATTGGATAAACTGGGTTAAGGCCACTAAATAAAAGGTGCACCAGCAATGAGAAGTTTAATTTATTCCCCTTTTGTTTTTGCAGCAAGCGCTACAAATAGAGCCCTCGAGAAGCAAGCTATCGCTGAAAATAATGCCAGTTATAGATCAAATATTGATGCAGCTATGGTGATAACATTTGTAGTATTAGGAGTATTTGGATCGTAAGTCTTTtctctttatataaaacattatttagcTATAGCCATAGCCAAGTCATAAAGTTCCCAGCATTCTTTATTATTCTCTGCCTTGTGTTAAGTGCTTGTGATgcgtaattaaaggaaaactatacacacaaaatgaatacttaagcaacagatagtttatatcaggggtgcccaaactttttgcaacaagggccagatttggtgaggtgaaaatgtgtgggggccgaccattcagcccgacattctttgaaccattaacattaaattacaggaatcgagtaatcgtagcgaaatgatctgccacttggtctctactgctgcctgtgtgctgaaggtgttagtaatagaaacctgggggcagatttactaagctcgagtgatggttcgaattttaaaaagttcgaatttcgaggtaaatttttgggtacttcgaccatcgaataggctatattcgacttcgattcgaaagattcgaatatttgaatattcgaccattcgataatcaaagtactgtctctttaaaataaacgtcgccaaattaaagctaccgaagagcaatgttagcctatggggatcttccagagcagttttctacgtttttttttggtctgataaaaatcgttcgatcgatcgctaaaaaacgtttgatcgaGCGATTTATATTCGATTATGTTCGATTGATCATATACggtaaaaatccctcgacttcgaatatcgcagtcGAGGGATTTcatttcgagggtcgaatttcaacccttagcaaatctgccccttccTGGCACGTAGTGGGgggccttattattattattaatttcatgatggaggctgagggccgttGTAAATTCGAAAAAGGGCctcactttggacatgcctggtttatatcatattaaggggaaaatttatcaagggtcaaactgaaaattcgaatttcaatttttttatggccaaaactgtcaagttcgacttgggaattgttacaatttgagttttttttttaaaaaaattcgaattcgatttttgaaatttatcacacactggccctttaagtattcgactattcaccaccataagccaaattgctgttttaacctatggaagacgtcctgggatcaatttggaattgtttgtagCCCtcctgacattcacgttttttttctgagaagAAAACCCGAATCGAGTTTTAAAACTAAAATCTAATTTGTTTCGAATTTGATTCCAATTTTCGGGTCGATCATATTCACTgagtttaaaaattagaatttatcaataataattcgaatttcgagttcatgggagtttataaacactcaaatgaactcgaaatttgataaatctggcatattaaagaatcttaccaaactggtctatatatttcagtaaatcttgccgttttacatctcttgccttgaaacaccatttcgtgatggtctgtgtgctgcctcagagatcacctgaccagaaatactgcacctctaaggggcatatttatcaagggtagaatttcgaattgaaaaaacttcgatattcgaattcaaaaagaccaaccgaaattaagttgaaggtttttttttggtcgaataggtccgtattctgtCAAATTAGAATTgcacgaattgaaggaatatcgcattcgatcgaattcgatttgaaatttttcccccaaaaaaacgcccaccaattgactcgaaatgggttctaggaggtccccccataggctaaaactgcaattcagcaggttttagatggtgaatggtcgaagccGGATTTttagagatagtacatgataaatatcgaTATATCCAAAAGTAgctcaaaattcttttttttttcatttgaaaattcacctcgagctttgatgaatctgcccctaactgtaacaggatggCCTAACATGTTAGgcttcccttattttttaaaatggcatttttctatttaggattacccaatggcaaaagctaataaaaaagtatattacaagtataggatcccttatccggaaaccctatatccagaaagctcagaattacagaatggctgtctcccatagactccattttatccaaataatccaaattttaaaaactatttcctttttctctgtaataataaaacagtagcttgtacttgatcccaactgagatataattagtccttattggaaggaaaaccagcctattgggtttatttaatatgtaaattaatttctagtagatttaaggcatgaagacccaaattacggaaagatcttttatccggaaaacctcaggtccctatcattctggataacaggtcccatacctgtgttatgaaaatggtttatttacatgaagcaggattttacacatgagctgttttaggcaatatctttttatatcttttttatagagacatcaCATTATGTgacgggtatagttttcctttaagtgaacacTGATTTAACCAAAAGAgtgaggcccactgggtttttcccccggCCTGGTCTGACCCTGACCATGTGTCCTGTATTATCATGGAGTTAATGGTTTGTTACTAGACCACCCTTTTTATGCCCCTCCAAGACTGCAAATGTTCTTCCCCTAGAGTTATTCCACTTGTTATGTTAGAGAGGGAGTCAATATTTGAACCTGATCATCTCAACAGATTGTTCCCGTCCCTTTTGCAGGTATCTCTATTACAGATTGAATAAGAAGAATGCTATCCATGATGAAGAAAAGGGCATAGAGGAAACAAAGCATACGGGCATAGAGGAAACAAAGCATACGTTCTGTTTATTTATAATCTTTTCATTGGTCTCATTGGTCTCAAAATACTGTACCATTGACTCGTTCAGACTTCTTTACAACAAATTAAGGAAAAAAGAACCAATATATGATGAAGAAAAGGCAATAGAGAAATCAGAGCCCAAGCCTAAGCCCTCAACACCTGCAACCACTTTGAGGTTTGTATCCATCTGAACTGACTACTTTTTCtttgttaagggggttatttatctcaatagtttctgctacaaactctgatcatttattattacattttcccaaaaatttgctttgcgggaagaaatctgattttcagggtttttttcagattttccatccgattttcaaaattttttcagatttttccccccGTTAACTcctatttttgcccaaaaacttcagggtattgcacaaaacccagcacacacaaaaaaatcattgggacatctcccattgacttttatgccatattgattccgtattttctgattcagacttttcccttaatatttgcattcagattttagtaaataaccccctatgtgtatttTATGTCAAATAAGAGGTAAAAGGAAACAGCTTTTTGTGAATTCCATAATAGTAGCAGCTGTTATGATGCTGGCATTAGTACTTAATAGCAATTAAGGTTAAGCTATTTAACATGGATATACCTGAGGCAATTTAGATAGTCGAGAACTATGGGTCACTGTCCTTGCTTATTCTACCATTTATTATACGTCATATGCATTACttaaaacagcagaataattttTAATGTTTCTGTAGGGTTATGCCTGACACTGAGAAGACGATGATCAAAGCTACTAAGAAAACACCTTTGGCAAAAAAGTAAGCTGTCTTAAGATAAATTAATCTTATCTTCTTATTTACTGGAGTTCAGAATGATTTATACAATAATATTAGCAAAAAAACTGTTAGGCCAGAGGGTCAGAAAAACCCACCCTGTGAGTCTTACCctaagaggcaaatttatcaagttgttaagttagagatcaccacagtaaAATGTTGTCACTCTCTAGTAAATCCTATATGGGGATGTTAGAGACGTAATTATCTATGGGTAAAAGTTAGAATTCactatttaataaatacacctttaaaaatctccTAAAATTTGTCTCCTAATCTGAACTTGCAACATTTTTACACAAATTGATATTTTACATTTTCGTTATGATATCACCTCCCAGTTACTGTCAGCTTCCCATTTTGCCTCATCCTGCAACTTTACTTGAAATAGACTTGCAATGGCTCTCCTAGAAATTGCAAAACAAATGGCAGGTCAATATGGATCAATTATGGCTTGATAAAATGCATTCCTCACAACACCAAATGAAAGACAATTCCACAtttgttcattcattcattctctTTCTTCAGGACTAAAGACAAGAAGGagacaaagaagaagaaaaaggcttCTTTGAAATTGGTGGACGAATCAATTAAAGGGGAGGCCATTGAAGTGCCTTCTATAAAACAATCCACAGATGAGCCAATGCAATCAGCTCAAAGCCCACAAATATTTACAATCCCTACAGAGTAAGTTTAAGCCTAAATTTTTGTTTCATGAATTAAGAACTGaatctaggggggttatttatcaaagtccgaatttatctcaattttttctgctacaaactccgatcaaatccgctagggtcttttacccttatttattattacattttcccgaaaatttgctttgcggtaaaaaaaaaaattagattttcactattttttttagattttttcatcagattttcacaattttcatgatttttttggaattttcccccgaaaactcagaaaaccttggggtattgcacaaaacccagcgcacttctcccattgatttatatgcaacctcgacaggtctgagatgccggattttcagatttggacttttccatcctcggggtttaataaattccgaaaaattcatgattttttaaaagtctgattttataaaaaaaaaaaaaaaatcacaaatgtttcgtgatttttgcatttggagtttagtaaataaccccctaggtgatTAAATAGAATGGAATTGAACTGCTCAAAGCCTTCAAATCTATTCCTTTTCGTGACTGTCAGGAATGTTCTGATTTTGACTGTTATCTGGAATATTTAATGGTTGAGAAAATATCCCCAATAATACAACTGCGTGTTAGCTAATCCATTCCAGTGACGAAAATCTTTTTAGAGTTTTGAATCCTGAAAAACAtcatatttcttatatttcttaaTTGTTTACTTAAGAAATGATTCGATTTATTATAAAGCTGTCACACTATACGAGTGCTGCTATTTAATTtctgtaatataataattttgCAATGGCTCACCTATAAAATACAAATGGCAGGTCAATATGTATGAATTATAACTTGATAAGATGCATTCCTTACAACAGCAGATGAAAGACAATTCCACATTTGTTTATTCATTGTCTTTCTTCAGGACTAAAGACAAGAAGAAGAAGTTGacgaagaagaaaaaaagggctTCTGTGAAATCTGTGGAAAAATCAATGAAAGGGAAGGCAATTGAAGTGCCTACTATAAAACAATCGACAGATGAGCCAATGCAATCAGATCAAAGCCCACAAATACTTACAATCCCTACAGAGTAAGTTTAAGCCTACGTTTTTGTTTTATGAATTAATAACTGACTCTACGTGATTAAATAGAATGGTTTTGAACTACTCAAAGCCGTGATAAT encodes the following:
- the LOC121403163 gene encoding protein mel-28-like, translating into MEAEGRCKFEKGPHFGHAWYLYYRLNKKNAIHDEEKGIEETKHTGIEETKHTFCLFIIFSLVSLVSKYCTIDSFRLLYNKLRKKEPIYDEEKAIEKSEPKPKPSTPATTLRVMPDTEKTMIKATKKTPLAKKTKDKKETKKKKKASLKLVDESIKGEAIEVPSIKQSTDEPMQSAQSPQIFTIPTETKDKKKKLTKKKKRASVKSVEKSMKGKAIEVPTIKQSTDEPMQSDQSPQILTIPTESVTVIQPEQQPTVPLREEYVPPANILSMEQENVASDSVSVSPNIPDFHQPVVKSKTEPSSNTKLKRIIIVTWIDEITDDEDDEASAQKIMPE